In Pseudomonas poae, a single genomic region encodes these proteins:
- a CDS encoding BrnT family toxin has translation MKTFRIQYDEAKNIANQRKHKGVSLADAEPVFYDETALTIQDHDHDEERWVTMGTDAKGRILIVAYTYRDPNFVRIISARLASKNEQRQYLEA, from the coding sequence ATGAAAACATTCAGGATTCAATACGACGAAGCAAAGAACATTGCCAATCAGCGCAAGCACAAAGGCGTTAGCCTGGCTGATGCAGAACCGGTGTTTTACGACGAGACAGCCCTGACAATACAAGACCATGATCACGATGAAGAACGCTGGGTGACCATGGGAACAGACGCGAAGGGACGCATATTGATAGTGGCCTACACCTATCGAGATCCAAATTTCGTTCGCATTATCAGTGCCCGGCTTGCGTCCAAAAATGAACAGCGCCAATACCTGGAGGCTTGA